From a single Brassica napus cultivar Da-Ae chromosome C9, Da-Ae, whole genome shotgun sequence genomic region:
- the LOC106417514 gene encoding uncharacterized protein LOC106417514: MLYLVKGAAYAHTLFDFNRYMDEIRSINSNIATYLENADVSLWARVHFQGDIYNIKTSNIAESINSALKPAKGFPISFLLEFIREKLGRWFFKRREDALSFTSQHSRGVENLLAIREEYAYIINVECIDGWRFVVRGGHRDCVVDLELRRCQCGVFNIEKIPCSHAISTLVCPSYSKNYLYAAYAENIYLKSDVLEAPNTDDISPANEEGAYNTRKCLPPDVKRGPGRQKKSRWKSWLEISRMRGRAKYPEPKNRPKTDPKIRIPNPIGPGVNNRMSHKLMYPKNRYPTRSELRTE; encoded by the coding sequence ATGTTGTACTTGGTCAAAGGCGCTGCTTATGCACATACGCTTTTCGATTTTAACCGCTACATGGATGAGATACGAAGTATAAACTCCAACATTGCTACATATTTGGAGAATGCTGACGTCTCGTTATGGGCACGAGTTCACTTTCAAGGTGACATATACAACATAAAGACTAGCAACATCGCAGAATCTATCAACTCTGCACTTAAGCCAGCCAAAGGATTCCCAATCTCATTCCTTCTAGAATTTATACGCGAGAAGCTAGGAAGGTGGTtctttaaaaggagagaagatgctttgagttTCACATCACAACATAGTCGGGGAGTTGAAAACTTGTTGGCTATTCGTGAAGAGTATGCATATATAATAAATGTGGAGTGTATTGATGGTTGGCGATTTGTTGTGAGAGGAGGACATCGAGATTGTGTTGTTGACTTGGAACTTCGGAGGTGTCAATGTGGTGTGTTTAATATTGAGAAGATACCTTGTTCACATGCCATCTCTACACTTGTATGCCCATCCTATTCAAAGAATTATCTTTATGCAGCATACGCGGAAAATATATATCTCAAAAGTGATGTTTTGGAAGCTCCCAACACTGATGACATATCACCTGCCAATGAAGAAGGAGCTTATAACACACGTAAATGTCTTCCTCCAGATGTCAAGCGTGGTCCGGGTAGGCAAAAGAAGTCGAGGTGGAAGTCTTGGCTAGAAATTTCCAGGATGAGGGGTAGGGCAAAATATCCAGAACCGAAGAACCGACCCAAAACCGACCCGAAAATCAGGATCCCGAACCCGATCGGACCCGGGGTAAATAACCGAATGAGTCATAAATTGATGTATCCGAAGAACCGGTACCCAACCCGATCCGAACTGAGAACCGAATGA
- the LOC106417517 gene encoding uncharacterized protein LOC106417517 → MYRTWSRDDRLRLGYLAIYAGFIEAPRTSSPTRASLARLVMDLDAFEDYPWERVAFKFLMESVKGVDLTKTYAIEGFVEVLQVWVYNCLPEFRAGFGQHIEGFLIPPLLAFLGGKGKRKLQENILKQTRTNNFTVKAYSEMFPRWDGDLEDEKADNIVKTMFSSGRAWEQIHWPLVGRKLWTNVKVEIHPMKTEAGQMVRSKKAVSPSRTESEAESRKKARDSPGLDTETMKAEIVRWLTGLTSNMVEGMSRCENTLKSQSRMIKGLTAKMRAVEKIVREGWKEDQTKAGSSTDVPEANKSDGDKAKEDRAEESKAKESKAEESKAAVTSPKPIRMTRAKAKDAQATVSESENENGGISVVVMDKEQSNIDYCSVKKLKQVGKLRAARIVARAKSERQRRLAATHHSPFDGNSTAKVIIPNQSKRGQGYNPFASVDHQKLFVLLDWVKLDLKWRQKVPGSSSFWFYTLLTPTKWLSDTHMDAGINLLRL, encoded by the exons ATGTACAGAACATGGTCTCGAGATGATCGACTGCGTTTAGGGTATCTAGCCATCTACGCTGGCTTCATCGAAGCACCAAGAACCTCGTCACCCACACGGGCTAGCCTGGCTAGGTTAGTGATGGATCTAGATGCTTTTGAAGATTATCCATGGGAAAGAGTAGCGTTTAAATTCTTGATGGAGTCGGTGAAGGGTGTAGACTTGACAAAGACGTATGCTATTGAAGGCTTTGTTGAGGTTCTTCAAGTCTGGGTCTACAATTGTCTCCCTGAATTCAGAGCTGGGTTTGGTCAACATATAGAAGGTTTTCTGATCCCACCTCTACTTGCCTTCTTAGGTGGCAAAGGCAAGAGAAAGCTCCAGGAGAATATCCTGAAACAA ACTAGGACTAACAACTTTACTGTGAAGGCTTACTCTGAAATGTTCCCTCGCTGGGATGGTGATCTGGAAGATGAGAAGGCTGATAACATAGTGAAGACAATGTTTTCTTCAGGCAGGGCATGGGAACAAATTCATTGGCCTCTTGTCGGAAGAAAACTGTGGACAAATGTGAAGGTAGAGATCCATCCGATGAAGACAGAAGCTGGTCAGATGGTGCGAAGCAAGAAGGCAGTGTCCCCTTCTCGCACAGAGTCTGAGGCAGAATCACGCAAGAAGGCTCGTGATTCCCCTGGCTTGGATACGGAGACCATGAAAGCAGAAATAGTTCGTTGGCTAACTGGCCTGACCTCTAATATGGTTGAAGGGATGAGCAGATGCGAGAACACTCTGAAGTCGCAATCCCGCATGATTAAGGGCCTTACTGCGAAGATGAGAGCTGTTGAGAAGATTGTGCGTGAAGGTTGGAAGGAAGACCAAACCAAAGCTGGTTCATCTACTGATGTACCTGAGGCAAACAAATCTGATGGAGACAAAGCTAAGGAGGACAGAGCTGAAGAAAGCAAAGCTAAGGAAAGCAAAGCTGAGGAAAGCAAAGCTGCGGTAACATCTCCCAAACCCATCAGAATGACAAGAGCCAAAGCTAAAGACGCCCAAGCCACTGTG AGTGAGAGTGAAAATGAGAATGGAGGCATAAGTGTTGTTGTAATGGATAAAGAACAATCGAACATTGATTATTGTTCTGTTAAAAAGCTGAAACAAGTTGGAAAACTGAGAGCTGCTCGCATTGTGGCCCGTGCTAAGAGTGAGAGGCAACGTAGGCTTGCTGCTACTCATCACTCTCCTTTTGATGGAAACAGCACGGCAAAGGTTATCATACCCAACCAGTCGAAGCGAGGCCAGGGATATAACCCATTTGCTAGTGTTGATCACCAAAAGCTCTTTGTTCTTCTTGATTGGGTGAAACTTGACCT CAAATGGCGACAGAAGGTGCCTGGTTCTTCAAGTTTTTGGTTCTACACACTACTAACTCCTACAAAATGGTTGAGTGACACG CACATGGATGCTGGAATTAATCTCTTAAGACTCTGA